Below is a genomic region from Mesorhizobium sp. NZP2298.
ACCGTCAACACGGAGTTGCAGGCCGGCGACATTCTCCTGATCGACCTGACGGCTCCCGGCGGTCAATTCGACGAGCTCCGGGCGCGGATGGCCCTGGAAGACCTGCCATTGAGCGGCGGCTATTTCGCGGATCGATCACAAGAGATCGGCATGGCGGAGACCATCGTGCCGCCGACGTCGGAACTCATCGGCAAGACGGTGGTGGAGGCCGAGCTGCGGACCCGGTTCGGGTTGACGGCCGTCGGCCTGAACCGCGGCGACGGCCCGCACACGGACAATCTCCTGGCCGAGAGACTCAGGACCGGTGATACGTTGCTGGTGATCGGATCCTGGAAGGAAATCGAGCGGTATCGGACCGATACGAAGGATCTGGTCGTCATCAAATTGCCCGTCGAGATCGAGGAACGGCTTCCGGTCCCCGGAAAGTCATTGCACGCGGTGATTTGTCTGCTTTTCGTCATCGGCCTGATGGTCAGCGGCATCGTGCCGAATGTGCAGGCGGCGCTCATCGGCTGCCTGCTCATGGGCGTGCTCGGCTGCGTCGACTTCGCGAGCGCCTATCGATCGATCGACTGGAAGACGATCATCCTGATCGTCGGCATGCTGCCGTTTTCCGTCGCCCTGGAGCGAACCGGCGGCGTCGACCTGGCGGCGGAAGGCCTGAAGACGCTCACCGCCGGGGCGGGAAACAGCATTGTCCTTGCCATGCTCTTCGCCATCACGGCCGCCCTGGGCATGTTTATCTCGAACACGGCAACCGCGGTGCTGATGGCTCCGGTCGCCCTTGCCGTGGCCCACGAATTGGGTGTGTCCCCCTATCCATTCGCCATGACCGTCGCGCTGGCGGCCTCGACAGCCTTCATGACGCCGGTTTCCTCGCCCGTGAATACGCTGGTGGTCGCGCCGGGACGCTACTCGTTCGGGGATTTCGTCCGCATCGGCGTTCCCTTCTCCTTCATCGTCCTGATCGTGAGCGTGATCCTGGTCCCGTTGCTGCTGCCTTTTTGAGGTGGAGCGGGGCAGAATCTGGAAGCGGGTTCGTGAGGGATGCCGCCGGCAGCCGGCGCGCTGCTGGTCGGCGCCTTAGAGGGGCCGGACTGCATCCGCTTTGCCGTCGACCACTCCGACCGGCTGAGCGGCCTCGTTCTGTGGGGTTCCTGCTCGCCGACTGGGGCGCCCCGGCCGAAATCGAAACCTTCGCGCTAGAGCGGTTCAGCGTTCACGGAATCGCAGAACCGCTCTAACTATTTGTTTTTACGCAATTCCGGACGGAAAACCGTTACACACTTTTCCTGGAATTGCTCTAGGCGTCGCCTCCTACCGCCAGCGCGCGCCTGGTGGGCCGGCCTGCTTAGAGCCGCCTCCAGCCCGGCGCGGTCGTCGGCCTGCTGCAAGCGCTGCGCGACGCCGATGTGCGGCCGTTGCTGTCAAAGTCTCGGCCAAGACGCTGGTGCTCCACCGCAAGGGTGACCGGGCGGTGAGGGCTGAGGCCGGGCGGTATCTGGCGGCAAGGATAGCAGGGGCGCGGTTTGTCGAGGTGGAGGGGGAGGATCACTGGTTCTGGGTGGGGGAGCAGCGGGGGGCTGGATTGGGCGGATGGTGCGGGGTGGTTGAGAGGCGGGGCGAAGTTGGCCATCAGCCGATGCTTGCTTAACAGCAAGAAGCAAGCCCAGGGTCGGACTTAAATAAGGGTGTTGTGGGCCGAGGCGTCGCGCGCCCACGCTAATTCAAGGTCCGCTTTGCGCCTCATGTAAGCCGTTGAAGTCAGCTTTTCCATTTTCCGCAAGCGGTCATTGAGTGCGATTGCTGGAGTCGGACTTTGGACGAAGATGATTGTCGGAGACAACTCGGATTTACCTATCCCGTCGCTTTTGGCGCGGCAAAATAAGCTACCACCAGCGTCAGTACGGTCAGAATCCCGGCAACGACGCTGGCCGCTGTAATGCCACCAGCGTAGAGGGCGGCTGTGCCTGCCCAGCCGACCGACGAAAACCCTTCGGCGAATGTAGCGATCCGCGAGGAGGTCTGGCGACGATGAAATTGGGCACGCCGCGCCTGCGCGCGGAACCAAAGCTGGATCATCGTCGCCGAGATCGCGGCCAGTGCCGAGCCGGCTGCCAGAACCAGCGCGTGTCGCGTCGAAACCAATGCGAAAGCCAGGACGAATGGGGCGACGACGACTATGATTGCGCGCAAAACCGCCTCGACCTTTGCGCGTATGATGCTTGTCGCGGTGACCGGCGCGGTTGCCACCAGATCGGGTGCATCCTCACCGGAAATGGCAAGCCAGGCCAGGCCGCCGGCCAACTGCCCGGATGCCATCACCAGCACGGGGATGATCAGAACCAGAGCGTCCGTGCCGTGGCCATAACTCTTCCACAGCAATATCGCGGGTGGCAGCATGTAAAGCAGTTGCATCAGGCTTTGCGATATGAGCCAAGGATCGCGAAGCAACAATGTCCATTCCTTTGAACGCAAGGCGTGTCCCGGCGACGTCAGACGAAACGACGCTGCCTTGCCTTGGCGGATCAAACCGCTTTCGCCAATGTTGGCGGTGAGCGCCGTGTAGCGCACGAAACGCCATGAGAAAACTGCAATAGCGGCGGCGGCCAAAGCCACCGCACAGCCAAGCACCCAGGCCAGCCTCACGCCGTCGCCAAGCACGGCCCGCGCCGGCCACCACACCAGGCTGTCCTCGGGCGGCGAAAGCGCGATTACCCACTCGTCCCGCAAGACCGCCAGTTGCGAGAGCGTGTCGGTCGTGAAGATAGCGATGACCTGCAGAGATATGACGAACAGCGCGCCGACGATTGCGGCCACAAACTGGGCGGCAAATCGCGTGCGCCGTGGGCCGACGACGTTGAATAAAAACGCCGTTAGCGTGATGGCCAAAGTAGCTGCAACGCACCCCGTCGCGAACACCACGCCATAGGCGGCCAGCCATTGAGCTCCGTGGCGCCAAGCCAAGACGTTGATGAAAGGCGATGCGATCAGCATCGCCATTGTGGCGATCGAAATCGCGATCATCGTCAGGCGCACGACAAAGACCCGCCGCAGCGCCACCGGGGATGAATGCAGCAATTCCAGATCGGCGCGGGCATACAGCACACGGGTCGCCGCCTCCATCGCCTGCGAGGTCATCAGGAAGAAATAGAGCAGAACACCGCTGGTCAGCAGTAGATAGTTGGCGCGCGAAACGGGAAAATCGGCGGCGGTGAAACGTCCAATCACAAATAGAGCAAAGGCATGCGCGAGCAGCACGCCGACTATCAAGAGTATGCCTAACCCGCGCGAACGCCCCTTCTTGCCTGCAGTGAAGAGATAAAACCAGTCGCGCCACGAGAGGCGCAATTCATGTGCCGCTAGCCAACCGATCGTTGCGGGATGGGCGCTCATGCCGCTTCGGCCACCAGAGCCAGGAAGGTATCTTCTAGGGTTCCCACCCCATGGCCGGCCTGCCGCCGCAGTTGCTCGAAAGTGCCCTCGGCGATCAGCCTACCCTTGGCAATGACTCCGATGCGCTCAGCCATGCGTTCGGCCACTTCCAGAATGTGCGTCGTCATTATGACCGTTGCGCCGGCATCGACGCGTTCGCGCAACACCCGCTTGACCTGACGCGCCGAGCCGGCATCAAGGCCGGTCAGCGGCTCGTCGAGGATGATGATTTCCGGGTCATGGACCAATGCTCCGGCCAACGCCACCTTCTGTCGCATGCCTTTCGAAAAGCCGCTGCAATGCGTGTGTGCATACGGCGTCAAGTCCAGCAGATCGAACAGCTGCCTTGCCCGTTCCTGTGCCGTGCTTGCCTTGACGCTCCACAGACCGGCGACGAATTCGAGATATTCGAATGGCGTGAGCTTGTCGTAGATCATCGGTTCGTCCGATATCCAGGCAATGATGCGTTTGGCTTCGATGGGGCTTCGGAGCGCGTCGCGACCTGCAATGGTGATCGTTCCCGCATCCGGTTGCAGCAGCCCCGCTACCATGCGCAGCGTCGTTGTCTTTCCGGCGCCATTTGGGCCAAGAAGGCCGTAAAACTCTCCCGCCCTGACGGTCAGGTCGAGGCCAGCCACCGCAGGCTTGTCGAAGCTTTTGTAGAGCCCACGAATTTCAAGCGCGTTCGCAGTCGTCGTCTCAGCGGCCATGGCGATCTCCAATGGATGGAGTTGGTAGCCCGGCAACGGTTTCCTAGGGGTGAAGGCCGCACCTGCACGTGAGCCACCGTGTCCCATTGGTTAACGAACGGTAATCCGACCCCGCGCACGCCAGGGGCGGTCACAGCCCCAGTGCCGCAGCGACCCGTTCCTGGAAATACTGCACTCCCCGCTCATGCCGCCCCGAGAGCGGGCCGGAGCTATAGGCCCCCGCGGCATAGTTGCGATGCGTATCGGCGCAGATGGTATAGTCCTCGCGTACCACGGCCAGGGTGCCTTGCACGGATTTCGCCCTGCTCTCGGATGCTTCTGCAGAGGTGTCGGCAAAGAAGAAATGGTAGTGCTGGTCCGTGTGATGCGGTGAGGTCGGGTTGATCCGGCTAACGTTCATGCCGCCGTCGAAAAGCGACAGCGTCCAGTTCGGCCACATCCAAAGCCATTTGCCGCGATAGAACAGACCGTCTTTCGGCGGTGCGGTCATCCGGACATAACCGGGATGGGCGGTGGTCTGGAAAGCTTCGAAGTCGATGGCAGCGTAGAACGAGGGATGCGTGCCAGGGATGTGGTAGCCTTCGACGAAATTGTCGGTGTAGATCTTCCAGTTCGCCGCAAAGCTGACAGTGGCCTGATCGGTGGCGGCATAGGTTTCCAACGGCTCATCCGCCAGTTCGGCGGGCAGAGAGCCAAGTTGATCCAGAAGACTTTCCTTCGGGTCCAGTGCCGCGAAGAGCAGCCCGCGCCATTCGGACAACTGCACCGTCTCCAGCGGCCAGTCTTCGGCGATGATCGCGGGATCCTTGCCATACCATGGGGCCTGCACCAGCCGTCCGGTGTCGGCAAAGGACCATTTGTGATAGGGACAAACGATCAGCCCACATTTGCCCGCGCCATCGGCCAGAAGTTTCGCCCCCCGGTGGCGGCAGACGTTCTTAAATCCGCGCAAGGTCCCGTCCCGGCCCCGGATGGCGAAGACCGGCGTGCCGGCGATGTCGATGGCAAGATATTGACCTGATGTCGCGACCGAGGCGGCAGGCCCCATGAACTGCCAGGTGCGCGCGAAGATGTCGCGCCGTTCCTGCTGCCAGATATCATCGCGGACATAAAGCGAAGGGTCCAGGTTCAGGTATTGCACGGGCGGAGCGTCGAGTGGCAGGTGGTCGGGCCGCAAGGTGTCTGGCGTCATAGGTTAACCTCAAGTTGCGGCAATCCTGTCGTAAGCGGGGCGACATCGCAAGGGAATTGGCTCTGCCGCGCACAGCCTGTAAGCCGGCGTGCAATTTTGCTCTAACGCAGATTTGCTGGAGTTGCGGTTCATTTCCAATTCGCCGACCTAGTTGTCGACCGCGATCAACACGTCGTCTGCCTTAACCGCAGCACAGGTTCCAGACCGACCTCGAGCCCAGTTCGTCGTCCGCCTGATGAACTGCCGGTATCACAATGGTGCGGTTCGCTCGCGAACGACGAGGATGGGGTCGTCAACTGACGAGGCAAACTTTGCCCGATGACTGTGAGCTCGAACGGCAGCTTACCGACGAGCGCTTCCTAGAAGCAGACCGTCAGGATACGGCCCAAAGTGAGCCGTTCCCCTACCTTTCCTCCACAATCCGCAAATAAGCCGCCGTCACGAACAGCACGATCAGCCCGAACAGAATTCGCCTTGCCCCCTCCGGCATCTGCAAAATCGTCAGCAGCGTCGTCAGCACGGTCAGGATCAGGGCGCCGATGATGGTGCCGGTGTAGCCGCCGCGGCCGCCGAAGATGGAGGTGCCGCCGATGACGGCGGCGGCGACCGAGGGTAGGACCAGGGGTTCGGCGAGCGAGAGCGACGGAGCCTTGATCAGGCCGATATAGAGCAGGCCGGTGATGCCGGCGAGCACGCTGGATGTGATGTAGAGCGCGGTGATGACCTGCCAGTATTGCACGCCCGACAGGCGGGTCGCGCGCTCATTGTCGCCGACGGCGTAGAGCAGGCGGCCGAAGCCGGTGCGGGCCAGCGTGAAGACGATCAGGGTCGCCAGCGGCACGTAGAGCAGAAGCGCGTTGGGGAAGCTGAAACCGATGCCGGCGTCGGTCAACCACTGGCGCGCCGCCTCCGAAGGCACCCATGCGTCCGGCAGGCGGGTGACGCCTGTGCCGAGCCAGGCCAGGAAGTCGGGGATCTTGGCGCCCGACGCGATCACCGTGCGCTGGTAGACCTGCAGGCAGCCGGTGCCGATCAGGCTGGTGCCCAGCGTCATGATCAGCGGGTGGACGCGGAAGACGCCGACGCCGATGCCGTTGACGAGGCCGATCAGCACCGCCGGCATCATCGCCAGCAGGAAGGCGATGGTCGGGTCCTGGTTGACGATTTGCGTCGCCATGATGAAGGCGCTCATCGTCGCCACCGTGCCGACCGAGAGATCAATGCCGCCGGTCAGCATGGTCATGGTCTGGCAGCCGGCCAGGATCGCCAGCGGAATGGCGAACTTGATGGTGTTGGCGATCCAGCGCTCGTTGACGATGCCGGGGCGCAGGATCTGCAGGATCACCACCAGGATGACGAGCAGGATGATCAGCGGCACCAGCGGCCGGTCGGCCATGAAGCGCTTCAGGCGGCGGCCGAAGGGGACGGTTTGGGGAACAGTCGCGGCGTTGCTCATTGTTGCCGGCTCCGCATGGTGATGAACGCTCCGAACATCACCACGGCGACCATGATCAGGCCTTCGATGATGGCGGTGACGTTGGGGTCGATGGCGAGCAAGGTGAGATCCGTGCGCACCAGGCGCAGCACGAAGACGGCGATGATCGGGCCGAGCAGGCCGCCCTTGCCGCCGCCGAGCGCCACGCCGCCCAGCACCACGGCGGCGACGCTGGCCAGGAGATAGGGGCCGGGGATGGGCGCGCCGATGCCGGTGCTCATGGTCAGCGCCAGCCCGCCAAAGGCGGCGAACAGGCCCGACAGCGCATAGGCGATGATGCGGGTGCGCTTGACCGGTACGCCTGAGCGGAACGCGGCCAGCTCGCTGGAGCCGATGGCGTAGATGGAGAGGCCAAGGCGCGAGCGCCGCAGCGGTATCCAGATGATGGCGAGGCAGACGATGAGCACCAGCAGCGCCTTGGGCAGCCAGGCGTCGATGGCGTCGGGCAGGCCCGGTATCGGCACGGTGCCGGAGATCAGCGCCTTCAGCCATTCGGCCGCGGCACCGCCCGGCGCGTCGAGCACCAGAAGGGCCGCGCCCTGCAGCACGAACAGCATGGCGAGCGTGACGACGATGTCGGGCACGCGGGTGACGACGATCAGGACGCCGTTGAGCGCGCCGAGGACAAAACCCATGGCCAGCACGAAAGGCACGACGAACAGCGCGTATTCTTCCGACGCACCCGCCATCATCGAGGCGGCGGTGACGCTGGTCAGCGCCATCATGGCGGCGACGGAGAGGTCGATGCCGCCAGCGATGACCACCACCGTCTGCGCGGCGACGGCGAAAGCGTAGGGCAGCACGGCCCGCGCCAGCGAGCCGAAATCGCCGCTGCCATAGCCGGGCTGGATGATCTTGGTGGCAATGAACAGGACGACGAGGAGGGCGAACAGGCCGATGACCCAGCCCTGGCGGCGCAGGAAATGGTTCATGGCTTTGCCTCCGGCGCATCGGAGGCGTTGGCAGTGGGGGCCGCCAGGATGCCGACATCGGCCTTGGCGCCGCGCGGCAGGCCGTAGGCGGCGCGCATCAGCGCCGGCTCGTCGGCCTCCTCGACCGGGAAGATGTCGACCAGGCGGCCGCCGAAGATGACGATGACGCGGTCGCAGACGCGCTGCACCTCTTCGAGTTCGGAGGTGTAGAACAGCACCGACTTGCCGTGGCCGGCAAGCTCGCGCAGCAGCTTGTAGATCTCCTGCTTGGTGCCGACATCGATGCCGCGCGTCGGGTCGAAGCACAGGATGGTGCGGGCGTCCGCCGCGATCCAGCGGGCAATGGTCACCTTCTGCTGGTTGCCGCCCGACAGGCGCTGCACCTCGCCTTGCGCGCGGGTGTCGATCTGCAGCCGCTCGATGGCGCTGAGCACCTTCGCGCGCTCGCGGCGCATGGGAATGGGCCCCCAGTTGCGCAGCGCGGCGCTGAAGGGCAGCGCGATGTTTTCACGCACCGAACGCTGCATGGCGAGCGCCTCGGAACGGTCGCCCGGCACATAGGCGATGCCCGATCGGATGGCGTCGATCGGATGCGAAAATTTCACCGGGTGGCCATCGACCTCGATCGTGCCGCCGGAAGGCCGGATCGAGCCGGCAAGGGCGGAAAACAATTCATCCTGGCCCTGGCCTTCCAAAGCCACCACGCCGGCGACCTCGCCATCCCCGAGATCGAAGGAGACGTCGTTGAGCTTGGTGCCGACGCGCAGGTTTTTCACGGCAATGCGCGGCCGGGCAGGGGCGGGCGCGGCCTTCTCGGCGGCACTGCGGGCGGCGACATGGGTCTTGACGATGCGGGTGCCGAGCATCAGCTCGACGATCTTTTCCTCGACGCCGGGCACGATGTCGACGACGCCGACGGTCTCGCCGTCGCGCAGCACGGTGGCGCGGTCGCAGAGCGCCGATATCTCGACGAAGCGGTGCGAGATGAAGATCACGGCGCGGCCGGCGTCGCCCTGGCGGCGCACCACTTCGAGCACCTTTTCGGCGAGGTTGGCGGGGAGTGCGGCCGTCATCTCGTCGAGCAGCAGCACATCGGGCTCGACGGCCAGCGCGCGGGCAAGGTCAAGCACGCGCAGCACGGCCAGCGGAATGTCGCGCGCGGTGTCGCGCAGGTCGAGGTCGGCTATGCCGAGCTCGCGCACCCAGGCGCGGAACGGCTCGACCGGCGTGCCGGTGAGCCGCAGATTGGACAGAACGTCGAGATCGGGGATCAGCGACGGCTCCTGGTAGACCGGCAGCAGCCCGGCGCGGCGGGCGGCGGCGGGCGAGCGTATGTCGCGCGCCTCGCCCCGGATCAGGATGCGCCCGGCATTGGCCGATATGGCGCCGGTCAGGATCTTCACCAGCGTCGACTTGCCGGCGCCATTGGCGCCCATCAGCGCATGCACCTCGCCCGGCAGCACGGAGAGCGACGCGTTGCGCAGTGCCGCGACCGC
It encodes:
- a CDS encoding SLC13 family permease, with protein sequence MAAIERGCKMNAELGLVLALLVSAIVMFAVNKPRLDAVALIMLVALPFTGVLSMGEALAGFSDPNIVLIAALFVIGDGLVRTGVAQQLGDWLIATAGSSELRLTVLLMLVVCSLGATMSSTAVTAIFIPVVLRISQSTGIGPGRLMMPLSFAALISGMMTLVATAPNLVVNSELERHGVPGFGFFSFTPFGLPVLGLAIVYMIFARRWLPGENEPKASQQATFGAWVDEYKLAHRERRVKISDRSPLVGQNLEQLDLPSTSGANILAIERSHKFRKEILRPTVNTELQAGDILLIDLTAPGGQFDELRARMALEDLPLSGGYFADRSQEIGMAETIVPPTSELIGKTVVEAELRTRFGLTAVGLNRGDGPHTDNLLAERLRTGDTLLVIGSWKEIERYRTDTKDLVVIKLPVEIEERLPVPGKSLHAVICLLFVIGLMVSGIVPNVQAALIGCLLMGVLGCVDFASAYRSIDWKTIILIVGMLPFSVALERTGGVDLAAEGLKTLTAGAGNSIVLAMLFAITAALGMFISNTATAVLMAPVALAVAHELGVSPYPFAMTVALAASTAFMTPVSSPVNTLVVAPGRYSFGDFVRIGVPFSFIVLIVSVILVPLLLPF
- a CDS encoding permease, whose amino-acid sequence is MSAHPATIGWLAAHELRLSWRDWFYLFTAGKKGRSRGLGILLIVGVLLAHAFALFVIGRFTAADFPVSRANYLLLTSGVLLYFFLMTSQAMEAATRVLYARADLELLHSSPVALRRVFVVRLTMIAISIATMAMLIASPFINVLAWRHGAQWLAAYGVVFATGCVAATLAITLTAFLFNVVGPRRTRFAAQFVAAIVGALFVISLQVIAIFTTDTLSQLAVLRDEWVIALSPPEDSLVWWPARAVLGDGVRLAWVLGCAVALAAAAIAVFSWRFVRYTALTANIGESGLIRQGKAASFRLTSPGHALRSKEWTLLLRDPWLISQSLMQLLYMLPPAILLWKSYGHGTDALVLIIPVLVMASGQLAGGLAWLAISGEDAPDLVATAPVTATSIIRAKVEAVLRAIIVVVAPFVLAFALVSTRHALVLAAGSALAAISATMIQLWFRAQARRAQFHRRQTSSRIATFAEGFSSVGWAGTAALYAGGITAASVVAGILTVLTLVVAYFAAPKATG
- a CDS encoding ABC transporter ATP-binding protein, coding for MAAETTTANALEIRGLYKSFDKPAVAGLDLTVRAGEFYGLLGPNGAGKTTTLRMVAGLLQPDAGTITIAGRDALRSPIEAKRIIAWISDEPMIYDKLTPFEYLEFVAGLWSVKASTAQERARQLFDLLDLTPYAHTHCSGFSKGMRQKVALAGALVHDPEIIILDEPLTGLDAGSARQVKRVLRERVDAGATVIMTTHILEVAERMAERIGVIAKGRLIAEGTFEQLRRQAGHGVGTLEDTFLALVAEAA
- a CDS encoding aromatic ring-hydroxylating oxygenase subunit alpha — encoded protein: MRPDHLPLDAPPVQYLNLDPSLYVRDDIWQQERRDIFARTWQFMGPAASVATSGQYLAIDIAGTPVFAIRGRDGTLRGFKNVCRHRGAKLLADGAGKCGLIVCPYHKWSFADTGRLVQAPWYGKDPAIIAEDWPLETVQLSEWRGLLFAALDPKESLLDQLGSLPAELADEPLETYAATDQATVSFAANWKIYTDNFVEGYHIPGTHPSFYAAIDFEAFQTTAHPGYVRMTAPPKDGLFYRGKWLWMWPNWTLSLFDGGMNVSRINPTSPHHTDQHYHFFFADTSAEASESRAKSVQGTLAVVREDYTICADTHRNYAAGAYSSGPLSGRHERGVQYFQERVAAALGL
- a CDS encoding ABC transporter permease, which produces MSNAATVPQTVPFGRRLKRFMADRPLVPLIILLVILVVILQILRPGIVNERWIANTIKFAIPLAILAGCQTMTMLTGGIDLSVGTVATMSAFIMATQIVNQDPTIAFLLAMMPAVLIGLVNGIGVGVFRVHPLIMTLGTSLIGTGCLQVYQRTVIASGAKIPDFLAWLGTGVTRLPDAWVPSEAARQWLTDAGIGFSFPNALLLYVPLATLIVFTLARTGFGRLLYAVGDNERATRLSGVQYWQVITALYITSSVLAGITGLLYIGLIKAPSLSLAEPLVLPSVAAAVIGGTSIFGGRGGYTGTIIGALILTVLTTLLTILQMPEGARRILFGLIVLFVTAAYLRIVEER
- a CDS encoding ABC transporter permease; translation: MNHFLRRQGWVIGLFALLVVLFIATKIIQPGYGSGDFGSLARAVLPYAFAVAAQTVVVIAGGIDLSVAAMMALTSVTAASMMAGASEEYALFVVPFVLAMGFVLGALNGVLIVVTRVPDIVVTLAMLFVLQGAALLVLDAPGGAAAEWLKALISGTVPIPGLPDAIDAWLPKALLVLIVCLAIIWIPLRRSRLGLSIYAIGSSELAAFRSGVPVKRTRIIAYALSGLFAAFGGLALTMSTGIGAPIPGPYLLASVAAVVLGGVALGGGKGGLLGPIIAVFVLRLVRTDLTLLAIDPNVTAIIEGLIMVAVVMFGAFITMRSRQQ
- a CDS encoding sugar ABC transporter ATP-binding protein, which gives rise to MTTSPLLDASGVAKNYGAVAALRNASLSVLPGEVHALMGANGAGKSTLVKILTGAISANAGRILIRGEARDIRSPAAARRAGLLPVYQEPSLIPDLDVLSNLRLTGTPVEPFRAWVRELGIADLDLRDTARDIPLAVLRVLDLARALAVEPDVLLLDEMTAALPANLAEKVLEVVRRQGDAGRAVIFISHRFVEISALCDRATVLRDGETVGVVDIVPGVEEKIVELMLGTRIVKTHVAARSAAEKAAPAPARPRIAVKNLRVGTKLNDVSFDLGDGEVAGVVALEGQGQDELFSALAGSIRPSGGTIEVDGHPVKFSHPIDAIRSGIAYVPGDRSEALAMQRSVRENIALPFSAALRNWGPIPMRRERAKVLSAIERLQIDTRAQGEVQRLSGGNQQKVTIARWIAADARTILCFDPTRGIDVGTKQEIYKLLRELAGHGKSVLFYTSELEEVQRVCDRVIVIFGGRLVDIFPVEEADEPALMRAAYGLPRGAKADVGILAAPTANASDAPEAKP